From the genome of Candidatus Neomarinimicrobiota bacterium:
CTCGACCACGAGTCACTTCATTAATGCCCTCACCGGGGTCAAGGACCGAATCCAGGGCGCCGTGGCCAGCTCGATTGCCACCGCTGAACGGCTTAAGGCTCTCGGCATCCCGGTGTATGATCTGAACGATGTGGACGAGGTAGCGCTCTATATCGACGGCGCCGACGAGGCCACTAGCCGACTGGAGCTGATCAAAGGTGGTGGTGGGGCGCTCACGAGGGAGAAGATCGTGGTAGCGGCCAGCCGGCAGTTCGTCTGTATTGTGGACGAGAGTAAACTGGTGGAAGCGCTAGGAGCATTCCCGCTGCCCATAG
Proteins encoded in this window:
- the rpiA gene encoding ribose 5-phosphate isomerase A, giving the protein MTREDLKRAAAEAALGYIGPGMILGVGTGSTTSHFINALTGVKDRIQGAVASSIATAERLKALGIPVYDLNDVDEVALYIDGADEATSRLELIKGGGGALTREKIVVAASRQFVCIVDESKLVEALGAFPLPI